The genome window AGTTGGCCTGCAGGAACTGCTCCTTGTTGTAGCGTGGCTGACGCCGAGACACAGCGCCACCATGGCCAGTGCCATGCCAATCCCCTGGCGACTCGCGTGGCACACAGTGAAAGTTCAACAGATGGTTCAGATTCTGTTTCTTGCTGCCGTGAGCATACACAGAGTTTAGTTCGTAGTCAAGATCACCGCTACGCATGTAGCCGGCGCCAGAGGCTGCTAGTCCGGCGCCGCCATTAGCGTAATCCGCATCTGTGCCTGCATAGCCATCGCCATAGCCTGATCCGTTGCCATTACCATTGCCACCGTAGCCGCCGTTGCGGGCACGTGGACGTTTGTCCACATTAACGCGTAGTTTTGCcgactgctgttgttgttgctgctgctgtggttgcttaacgttgcgttgttgttgctcgttcCGTGGTGTTGGAAGTTGCTCCCGACGTCGTGAATTGCGtgtcttgttattgttgacaTGCAAATCTACAGAAGAGaatacaatatcgatatatcgatgaCAAATAGTAAAAACATGTGTACCCACCACTTGATGATTTGCGTTGAGCTTCAGCAGATGATTTGTTTgtgcgctgctgttgttgcttcttgttgttgttgtccattgTAGTTATTTTTGGCTGCGCTAAGACCGCAGAGGTTGATGGGAAGATGAGTagaggaggaagaggatgttgtttgttgttgcttttgctgcgaATTGACGGCAGCAAATTGCGTCTCGCGTTGGTGTTTGTCTCCACACGGAGTCCGTTGCAcgattatattttgttgaggATTCATCTTTACTGAGCCATgattattaacaaatataccCAGAAATAATACTTGCGTAATATTTCCAAAAGGTTCTGCTAGTTAGTTTCGCTTcgaaaaaatcgaaaattaaatCGTCGGAAAGTACTCGGAATCGGTACTTGCAGCTGTCTTATAagacttttttgttgttgccttttagTTCACGTTCACTTCTATTTGATTGGTTGTCTGCTTTGAATAATGTACTTGTTGTATTAGTATTGGTGTCTATGAATGTCCAAAGGTGTGACGACTGCGTTTTTCACAATGCGTAAATTGCCGAATAGGGGGCTCGATTTCGATTTCAGCTTGTCCAATGCACGCGCACAGGGTTCAATTGTTCACAAATTGACGGGGGAGATATTCTCTATATATTGAAAGCAACTAATTTTgatataaaaaccaaaaaagccTCGATTGGAAAAATCAGCATCCGTGCTGACCTATGAAAAACAGTGTGACCACCTGCGCTAAAAGTCCAAAAGTGGCCTAACGCGGcgcttatttttattgtgagTACTGCCAACCGTTTTTATAGTATAGTAATTTGGTAACTATTTAATACTATAACCATTAaccatatattattatttagttcgTGCTATAACCTAATAGATAATTAGTTCACGTACTTACATCGTGAAGACCTATCATAAATTACAAATCGAAGAACTATTCATATTAAAACCGTCGATAGTATCGGATCTATTCTACACAAAAACAGGGATGCCCAATTCTAAAAACTATTGTGAATGGAAATGTTATGATCACAGTGACAAAGGTGGCAAACATTAAGAAACTATTATTATaagaaattttttgttttattgttttgtttgttttcgaATATGACGTTAGTTACAAATTACTgttaatttaagttaaatttatCCTCAAAATTGTGAAACTGGTTTTTGCAGATTACTGTTATAAATTTTCGCTGTTAATAACAGTGCAGctgttaataacattttacgGCACTGCAAAATGGCATCGTCTTCTTcttaacaaattgttttgtttggggTTTGAGGCCAGACAGTCAGAGACccattaattttaaacaaaggACCACGTTTCAGGACATTCATCCCGAGgtcaacaagcagcagcagcagacgacgGTCAAGTGAAAGTTTCCCAGCTTAGTCGCATTTCAAGAGCAGTCGCGACCAGTCATGAATAAGCGCAACAACGTGAGTGTATCCCAAAAAGCACAAATCCGAATATAATTGATacacaattaaatgcaaactgaaaaaatgcacaatttcttttttgcagATTCGGCTGCCGCCGGAGGTGAATCGGCTTCTATACGTGCGCAATTTACCATATAAAATCACATCGGACGAGATGTACGATATATTCGGCAAGTTCGGTGCCATACGTCAAATTCGCGTGTAAGTtgtcaatttaattgattatgatttaattgcaattacttACTGTGTATACATAcgcatatttgcatttatatttgtgCAGTGGCAACACACCCGAGACACGCGGCACCGCCTTTGTTGTCTACGAAGACATCTTCGATGCGAAGAACGCCTGCGATCATTTATCCGGTTTCAATGTGTGCAATCGTTACCTTGTCGTCCTCTATTATCAGTCCAACAAGGCGTTCAAGCGCGTGGATGTGGACAAGAAACAGGATGAGCTCAACAACATTAAATCCAAGTACAATCTAAAGACTCCGGAGGCACCCTAAGGCACCACAAAAAATGTTCGCTTACGCTACAAACTTTCCTCAAcaaattttacttttgtaaCTTTTTTGCTATCTACTTGTAGAGTTTTTTCCAAAAGATTTTTGTATCATCAATTAAACATCATCACATCATCCACACTCATCTCAACCACCAAAAAACATCATCATGCATCTTTGCTGaagttttgaatatttcacaATCATTACCAAACCGAAGTATTCGAAATGCAGCAGGAAAAAAccaacataaaacacacattcataaaaataacaagcaagtaaaagtaaaaaaaaaatggtaaaataaaattagaaatgaatttttgtcttgtttaatatttatttaaagcgtTAGTTGCAGATAAAACGCGGAGTAAAAGCAATTCCTCTTCAATTCAAAAGCTTTATCTCCtcgaaatatattaaaactatTAACAATATAACCCACAATTACAGCATCCACCTGGGAAGTCTCTAATGCTCTTCCACCTCCACATCGTCATCATCTCTGAGCATTGCTGCAGCCGCCGCTTGATACTGCTCGTAGGTGTTGAGTTGCTTCTCCAGCTGACGCTGTTTGGCCAATTGCTCCAGCTCCTCTTCGGCTGCCTCGGCAATCTTCTGACGCATCGCGGCCACATTGCGACGTTTCTCACATTTCTGTAGTTCCTTTTGGCGGCACTTCTCGGTGATTTGCTTCGGCAATTTCTCTGGTTTCGCTGGCTTCTCTTCGTGCACCTTCTGGTGGCGTATCAAGGCGGCCTCCTGACGGAAATTCGTGCCACAAGTTTTGCAAGCATACGGTTTCTCTCCGGTGTGTATCCATTCGTGCTGCTTCAGAGATTGGGAGTTGGCAAAGCGTTTGGCACAGAAGCGACACTCAAAGTCCCTGACCTTCTCATGCACGCTCTTGTAATGACGCTTCATGTTGCCCAGATTGTTAAATCCCTGATTGCAGCCGGGACAGTAGTGCAGGCCGCTCTCTTTTGGAGATGGCGGATTTGACGGCAAAAAAACCGGTGTTATCGGATTGACAACAGTGCCCGCCAGCTGTGAGATGTCTACGCGTTCCACACGTCGCGGATCTCGCGGTATGGTGGCCACCGATTCAGCACACACCTTAAGCAGCAGTTGATCTTCCGTATTGGCATCACATTCCGGCTGTCGCTGGCGGTATGTTTCAAGCGCTCGATCGGCGCTCTTCTCGTGTATCTTCAAATGCTTCGTCAGGCTCTCGGTGTACAAGAACTTCTTGCCACACACCTTGCACTCGCAACGCTTCTCCCCGGTGTGGGTCATCTCGTGAATCTTACATGCGTGCGACTTGCCAAACGTCTTGCCACAATACTGACACGCATAGTTGCGTATCTTCTCGTGCACAATCTTCACATGATTGTCGAGCGCACGCTTCGTGTGAGTGGCATGTTCGCATACTTCGCACTTGAACATCTTCTCCTGAGTGTGCGTCAGCATGTGTTTGCTCCACTCCTGGCGAGTGGTCTTACCCACGCCACAATAGGGACACACATGGTTCTTGATGCCCGCGTGCCGCAGAAGGTGATTCTTCAACGCGCTATTGACGTGAAAGGCCTTGCCGCAAATGTTGCAAGGATATGGCAGCTGCTCTCCGGTGTGCTTGTACTTGTGCTTCTTAAATGCCACCGGACAGCGGAAAAGAAGACCACATTCACTGCACATCTGTTCAACGCGGGGCTCACTGGCCCGGGTCATATTGTGTACCTTCTTCAGATGAATCGTGAGCAGTCGGAGGCGGGGAAACACCAGCGGACAGCTTTCAACAGTGCAGGGTATTTCCTTAGCGCACTGCATGTGCGCATAGTCCACATGGAGACGCAGTGCTGCCGGTGTGGTGAAGCCTTTCTGGCATCGTTCAATGCTGCATTGATACGGCAGCAATCCGTTGTGATGCTTCATATGCTCATCGTAGTTAGACTGCTTCTTGTATTTCTGTCCACAAATTTTGCAGGTGAATCGCTTACTTTTTGGCTGGGATTTGTTGGCCAGTGTTTCGGAGGGCAGCAAGCGTTGTGCCAAGGGCACATCATCCTCGGGGGACGTCGTTGAAGCACCGTCATCTTTGTCCACATGCTCCAGCAGTTTAAACACATCCTCTTCGTTGTCAACTAGCTCGAGATTATGATGCATTAGCGGATCATATTCTGTGTTGCTGTTACTGAGCTCCTCATCCTTGATTAGCAGCTCCGCCTCATTGCTGGAAGAAGCCACTGGCAGCGGTTCCAACAGATCGATGCTGTTGCTTGGCAAAATCACTTTGGTGGCGACCATTTCTTTGAAACGCTGCAGCGAGGCCACGCACTGATTTTTAAAGTCATGAAGATCATTGAGGCGGGCATAACAACTGGCACACAGTTGCCTGGGATAGCCATCCTGGACATCGACCAGTAAAGATGTGCAAAGAGTGAAGGTCTCGGCGAGATCTGGTAGCACAAATAGATCGTAGATGGGGCAGCCGTCGAGGTTGTCGAGGCAACCGCGGCAAAGTGAGTTCACCGATGTTGGGCTGCTGACTGTGCTCATGTCCAGAAATTAAAACACAGGCAAATCCAAgcttaacaacaattttctaATTCGATTTACACAAGTATTTTAAGCGTTTTGACAAGTATCGATAAACGTTAGTTGATACTTGCGGCATCGATAGTTGACGCATAGACAAAAACATTTCCATTTGATGTTTGACTACtgataatataaatttatttgcttttgctgtaaAATATAGAagacgaaaaacaaaaacattgtaGTAGACATAAATCGATATTTAGTAATGCCTGATAGCGGGTATGAGTGTCTATCGATAAGTATCGCATATGCAAATGAGTATCTGTATCCGATAGATGTACTCGTTCTAGTTGGCTGACGAGTATACCAATTTTTTCGTGtcaatattgttttttttttgtattactgCTGGGAAAACACAACTCAAAAAGCAAAGACTTTGCGAACGCCTTGCAATAAATCCCAATCAATCGCAACACGATGGACGTGGCGAGAACGTATTCCATACACACGCTGTGTCGGATTTGCCTCAATCTGCTGCAGAACGATGCTGCCTATGATTTATATATGGTGCCTGGTCTGGCCAAAAAACTATGTCTATGCACTTCGCTGTCGGTGGAGCAGAACGATGGCTTCCCCAAGAATCTGTGCACCAACTGCTATACGCGGCTCAATGATATGCACGACTTTCAAAAACTCTGCGTCGATTCGGTGCAAAAGTTTCAGGATATGGTCGCCAGCAACGCCTTCACTTGCCAATCCAATTTCGATGTGCTGGACCCAAGTACGGCGACACATGATCTGCCCAACGAGGATGAGGATCACATTAATTTCGATCCGCTGTTAAATCACAAAATGGAGCTAATCGAAAACGAGGAGGATGTGTTCAAAATGCTCGAAGATTGCGACAaggaggcggaggaggtgGAAAAAGAAGTGAAGCAAGATAAAAAGATGAAAGAAATCAAAGAGCCCATTACCATCAACATGTTCAACGAGGACTCATCGTCCATAGAGagcggcaacgacaacgatcGCGATATTGACTTTGAGCCGAACAGTAGTGACGATGACATTCCCCTGGCTCAAAGGATGCGCAGCAAAACCACCGCCACAAAGAGCACAAGAGCAGCCAAGTCGCAAGCCAAGcctaaaaagaaaactaaaccCGAAGACGATGATGAGTTTAGCACTTCATCATCAtccgacgatgacgacgacgacgatgatgatgatgaagaggGAGGTGGCAAGCGAGATAAGCCCAAACGCAAACGCATTCCAGCGGCTGAGCGGCATCTGCATCGCATCATCGACTGTCACATCTGTCATCAAAAGTTCAAGAAGGCCATACGCTATGAGGAGCACATGAAATACCACAACGATTTGTTGCCCTTCCAGTGCAAGGTGGAGAGCTGCAAGAAGGGCTTCACCACCGCCAATGGACTGCGCATACATGTGGATCACGCCCACACGGAGTTATCAGAGGTGCATGCCTGCAGCGTCGAGGGCTGTGGCAAGACATTCCCACGCGTCCGTCTGCTGACCTTCCACATGAAAAAGGTGCACAACATTTCCAAGTCTGCGGCACCATTGCGCGACTTTCCCTGCACCGAATGTGACACCGTGTTCCGTTGTCCCACAGCGCTCAAAAAGCACATGTACAAGCACACGGGCGAAGAGCTGCCATATCCATGTAACATCTGCGGTAAGCGTTTTGTCATCAACAGCGCACTCAGGGATCATCTCATGCGGCATGCGGGTATTAAGAATCATGTGTGTCCATATTGTGGCGTGGGCAAGACCACGCGGCAGGAATGGAACGCTCACATCTTGACGCACACCAAGGAGAAGAAGTTCAAGTGCCGACAGTGTGATCATGCCTCGCACAACAAACAGGCGCTATCGAATCACGTCAAGGTTGTGCATATGAAGATCAAGAACTTTGCCTGTCAATACTGCGGCAAGACCTTTGGCAAGTCGCATGCCTGCAAGGTGCACGAACGCACGCACACTGGCGAAAAGTGTTGTGAGTGCAAGATCTGTGGCAAGATCTTCCTGTGCGAGAAGAGTCTGACGAAGCATCTGAAAACGCACGAGAAACGCGATTTGCCACCCGTCGATATGCATCGGCCACTCAACATTCCGCTGCCAGGTGCCCATCAGATGCCAGAACACATGCAGGGAGATGGAATGATGGGTGGCCAGCATGTGGCCGACGATCTGCTCAAAGCTTGTGGCGGCGGGCCCGCCCCAGGCATGCCAGGCGTTGGCGTTGGAATCGGAGTCGGACCAGGCATTCCCGCGAAGCCGAAGAACTCGCGACGTGTGCAACGCGTGGATATCTCACAACTAGCGGGCACATCTGTAAATCCCATACCTTCCGTTTCGGTGCCATCGTGGTCACCGCAGGTGAACTTCACCAAGAAAGAGGGCCAGCACATTTGTCCGGGCTGCGGGCGTGGCTTCAACAACATCGGCAACATGAAACTCCACTATAAGATCATACACGAGAAGGTCAAGGATTTCGCCTGTCGTTTCTGTCCGAAGCGTTTCTCTAAGGCTCAAATTTTACGGCATCATGAATGGATTCATACGGGCGAAAAACCCTTCGAGTGCAAGATTTGTGGCAAGCATTTCCGTCAGGAGACGGCGCTGAAGAAGCACATCAAGACACACGACAAGCCCAACAGACGCAACTACATCCCAGAGAAGGTGACGGAGGCGCCGACAACGTTTCACAAAATCGAGCCGCGTGAAATCGATCGTGAGCCAAGGAACTATGAACAGTATCAGGATCCGGCCGCTGAGCGTGCTGCGGCCACCGCTGAGTTGCTGGCCCATCAGATCGAGGAGAATGAGGCAAAACGTAAGGCGGATATTGAGCGGCGAAAGATTCAGGAAGCCGCCTGTGAGCAGCTAAATAAACTGCAGAAGCAGCAGGAAATCGAGAAGGCAACGACATCCTATGATGGATACTATGCACAAAAGGCTCAAGCCGAGGGCATCAGTGTCGATGCTCTCAAGATCGATCATGTGTAGATGAGAAGAATGTGCTTCACTGTTttacagtcacacacacaaaaaacacacaaccaACCCcagcaatattttttaaatatacatatatgtagttataatattttttacagTCCTTCTCCTCCCGTCAgtacacaaaacacaacagaGTCCCCTCAGTAATTAAGTACACCATTGATCTGTACCCTCGAATTGCTCCAAAACTAAACTAACATGTATTGTAacacaatattaattttactatacatataacatatgtacGTATTTCTGTTGTCTATGTAACTGGATGGCATCTATTGCTTAATTAGAATAATGACTTcatattacatacatttcaaatttctatttgtttcatttgctAGTCAATATTGAAAACTATTTGGGCGGAATATACGAAAAATCTAAATATTGGATTGG of Drosophila nasuta strain 15112-1781.00 chromosome 3, ASM2355853v1, whole genome shotgun sequence contains these proteins:
- the LOC132793806 gene encoding splicing factor 3B subunit 6, giving the protein MNKRNNIRLPPEVNRLLYVRNLPYKITSDEMYDIFGKFGAIRQIRVGNTPETRGTAFVVYEDIFDAKNACDHLSGFNVCNRYLVVLYYQSNKAFKRVDVDKKQDELNNIKSKYNLKTPEAP
- the LOC132793804 gene encoding zinc finger protein 345 gives rise to the protein MSTVSSPTSVNSLCRGCLDNLDGCPIYDLFVLPDLAETFTLCTSLLVDVQDGYPRQLCASCYARLNDLHDFKNQCVASLQRFKEMVATKVILPSNSIDLLEPLPVASSSNEAELLIKDEELSNSNTEYDPLMHHNLELVDNEEDVFKLLEHVDKDDGASTTSPEDDVPLAQRLLPSETLANKSQPKSKRFTCKICGQKYKKQSNYDEHMKHHNGLLPYQCSIERCQKGFTTPAALRLHVDYAHMQCAKEIPCTVESCPLVFPRLRLLTIHLKKVHNMTRASEPRVEQMCSECGLLFRCPVAFKKHKYKHTGEQLPYPCNICGKAFHVNSALKNHLLRHAGIKNHVCPYCGVGKTTRQEWSKHMLTHTQEKMFKCEVCEHATHTKRALDNHVKIVHEKIRNYACQYCGKTFGKSHACKIHEMTHTGEKRCECKVCGKKFLYTESLTKHLKIHEKSADRALETYRQRQPECDANTEDQLLLKVCAESVATIPRDPRRVERVDISQLAGTVVNPITPVFLPSNPPSPKESGLHYCPGCNQGFNNLGNMKRHYKSVHEKVRDFECRFCAKRFANSQSLKQHEWIHTGEKPYACKTCGTNFRQEAALIRHQKVHEEKPAKPEKLPKQITEKCRQKELQKCEKRRNVAAMRQKIAEAAEEELEQLAKQRQLEKQLNTYEQYQAAAAAMLRDDDDVEVEEH
- the LOC132793797 gene encoding zinc finger protein 236, which produces MDVARTYSIHTLCRICLNLLQNDAAYDLYMVPGLAKKLCLCTSLSVEQNDGFPKNLCTNCYTRLNDMHDFQKLCVDSVQKFQDMVASNAFTCQSNFDVLDPSTATHDLPNEDEDHINFDPLLNHKMELIENEEDVFKMLEDCDKEAEEVEKEVKQDKKMKEIKEPITINMFNEDSSSIESGNDNDRDIDFEPNSSDDDIPLAQRMRSKTTATKSTRAAKSQAKPKKKTKPEDDDEFSTSSSSDDDDDDDDDDEEGGGKRDKPKRKRIPAAERHLHRIIDCHICHQKFKKAIRYEEHMKYHNDLLPFQCKVESCKKGFTTANGLRIHVDHAHTELSEVHACSVEGCGKTFPRVRLLTFHMKKVHNISKSAAPLRDFPCTECDTVFRCPTALKKHMYKHTGEELPYPCNICGKRFVINSALRDHLMRHAGIKNHVCPYCGVGKTTRQEWNAHILTHTKEKKFKCRQCDHASHNKQALSNHVKVVHMKIKNFACQYCGKTFGKSHACKVHERTHTGEKCCECKICGKIFLCEKSLTKHLKTHEKRDLPPVDMHRPLNIPLPGAHQMPEHMQGDGMMGGQHVADDLLKACGGGPAPGMPGVGVGIGVGPGIPAKPKNSRRVQRVDISQLAGTSVNPIPSVSVPSWSPQVNFTKKEGQHICPGCGRGFNNIGNMKLHYKIIHEKVKDFACRFCPKRFSKAQILRHHEWIHTGEKPFECKICGKHFRQETALKKHIKTHDKPNRRNYIPEKVTEAPTTFHKIEPREIDREPRNYEQYQDPAAERAAATAELLAHQIEENEAKRKADIERRKIQEAACEQLNKLQKQQEIEKATTSYDGYYAQKAQAEGISVDALKIDHV